A genomic window from Streptomyces sp. NBC_00234 includes:
- the kdpF gene encoding K(+)-transporting ATPase subunit F, with the protein MSVENVVGLFVAFCLVGYLVAALINPEKF; encoded by the coding sequence ATGAGCGTGGAGAACGTAGTGGGCCTCTTTGTCGCCTTCTGTCTTGTCGGCTACCTGGTGGCCGCACTGATCAACCCGGAGAAGTTCTGA